The following are encoded in a window of uncultured Methanobrevibacter sp. genomic DNA:
- the hmdC gene encoding 5,10-methenyltetrahydromethanopterin hydrogenase cofactor biosynthesis protein HmdC — MYDLIKKAVFDDESAIEISKMDKDVTTVVDAISELSLEETMRLGMQFKRFPLGCDLTEVVAGTCASDLELKELLGNCRLADMIGAPIHICAYAFSDIAEKFGMRGVEVMQKVHEIVDVPLDLDHFGENGAMRLPKYISGCGGECYNKGPAFTECPRGRIHERLIDKELAEKDDKEEWIKLSSSVAVNVTSEQTSDGHAAPLREAKDIADLAKKYGRGLESIMFVGDGYDEVITGFEKSIEIGADVIVVEGGPFNRCENTTEAFAKTIAAARILSPGKVVATNGAYEHEVRAGLRSGLNMVITGFPKNHHGYMCGYEPGTARRGKFGLPRIIQIINEEFPNRGLPVQKQDLLSLATAVKIAGPDYVYPRKIGSYHVGDAHWATLVNSRMYQNIELRHTLEDIVNLADGNVIALHGGRFISWVIANELDKHVDEIIISDVDDWVLKNTVDNLQSALDATIIAETDDKAAADNADFSIASSTMIPVRDNILKKVPNALTIV, encoded by the coding sequence ATGTATGACTTAATAAAAAAAGCAGTTTTTGATGATGAATCAGCAATTGAAATATCAAAAATGGATAAGGATGTAACCACTGTTGTTGATGCAATCTCAGAGCTTTCCCTGGAAGAGACAATGCGTTTGGGAATGCAATTCAAAAGATTCCCTCTGGGATGTGATTTGACGGAGGTGGTTGCAGGAACCTGTGCATCCGATTTGGAACTAAAAGAATTGCTGGGCAATTGCCGACTGGCCGACATGATTGGAGCACCTATTCATATCTGTGCATATGCCTTTTCAGACATTGCCGAAAAATTCGGCATGAGAGGCGTTGAGGTGATGCAGAAAGTTCATGAAATAGTTGATGTTCCCCTTGATTTGGATCATTTCGGTGAAAACGGGGCGATGAGACTCCCTAAATATATCAGTGGATGTGGTGGTGAATGTTATAACAAGGGTCCTGCATTTACAGAATGCCCACGTGGAAGGATTCATGAAAGGTTGATCGATAAGGAACTTGCCGAAAAGGACGATAAGGAAGAATGGATCAAACTGTCATCATCAGTTGCTGTCAATGTAACCTCAGAACAGACCAGTGACGGTCATGCTGCCCCATTAAGGGAAGCCAAGGACATAGCAGACCTTGCCAAAAAGTATGGTAGGGGATTGGAATCAATCATGTTTGTTGGTGATGGATATGATGAGGTGATTACAGGATTTGAAAAATCAATTGAGATAGGTGCAGATGTCATAGTTGTTGAAGGAGGTCCATTCAACAGGTGCGAAAACACCACTGAGGCATTTGCAAAAACAATTGCAGCTGCAAGAATATTGTCTCCAGGTAAGGTTGTTGCCACTAATGGAGCTTATGAGCATGAAGTCAGGGCAGGTTTGAGATCTGGATTGAACATGGTAATCACAGGATTTCCAAAAAATCATCATGGATACATGTGTGGCTATGAGCCTGGCACTGCAAGAAGGGGAAAATTCGGTCTTCCAAGAATCATACAAATCATTAATGAGGAATTTCCAAACAGAGGTCTTCCAGTCCAGAAGCAAGATTTATTGTCATTGGCAACAGCGGTTAAGATTGCGGGACCGGATTATGTATATCCTAGAAAAATCGGTTCATATCATGTTGGTGATGCCCATTGGGCAACTTTGGTCAATTCAAGAATGTATCAAAATATTGAGTTAAGACATACTTTAGAGGATATTGTGAATTTGGCTGACGGGAATGTTATTGCATTGCATGGAGGAAGGTTTATTTCATGGGTGATTGCAAATGAATTGGATAAGCATGTTGATGAAATTATAATTTCAGATGTAGACGATTGGGTATTGAAAAATACTGTTGACAATCTTCAAAGTGCTTTGGATGCCACAATCATTGCTGAGACTGATGATAAGGCAGCTGCAGATAATGCGGACTTTTCAATTGCTTCATCAACAATGATTCCTGTCAGGGATAACATTTTGAAGAAGGTGCCTAATGCATTAACTATTGTTTAG